A DNA window from Populus trichocarpa isolate Nisqually-1 unplaced genomic scaffold, P.trichocarpa_v4.1 scaffold_67, whole genome shotgun sequence contains the following coding sequences:
- the LOC18097188 gene encoding protein LNK2 isoform X8, with the protein MFDWNDEELTNIIWGEADDSDDHIVPYPEASEDYCKKKESNEEASTIKSSEQKAPGAKVDTDGRKLESISNVDTSEGTSSLGLDMDRWPNLSSSNAAKTEQDSLETSISNNLTDITKLDSSADHLDKDTEIFQNSHEGKEQGDFVDYGWASIGSFDDLDRIFSNDDPIFGNVNLGNADELWSSSKDITNSPVKPFPISVASREEYAQEEDRLFTLGYGKMNDPASHGLQNTQASLDHVEYDEAENKPILKEQTDLAVVGKNTAANSQLTEENGALPNELANKTYRQKKILKGREKLEEKGELKSSQDFYGNWTSSGIPACQLKNHFAPQIMQSSPPSILSQQKQLQGSEQLQYQQISNPFVAPSAYGSITIPYSMPVLSHIQSGDFKHQPLASGYEVSSGNANPINKLADCPVKPQRMTPQEKIEKLRRRQQIQAMLAIQKQQQQLVHQKCSQENQIQHVEGADLEVEDLSTLASFDPNSPIEQDDSNTISLAVNDYSMEDTVLYRLQDIISKLDVRIRLCIRDSLFRLAQSAMQRHYASDTGSTNNSSRDEQVAAKEETSSQRRVVKMPEVETETNPVDRTVAHLLFHRPMDIPGKHPDTPESPFSTKLPCEHKTMGLAKLSTASLPETPKSKPNFSQKGSQLSSLLTNAQAVSQCKSNPCLNASEDASNNGPADEGAREVKASQ; encoded by the exons ATGTTTGATTGGAACGACGAAGAG CTTACGAACATAATATGGGGTGAGGCTGATGATAGTGATGACCATATCGTGCCATATCCAGAGGCAAGTGAAGATTATTGCAAGAAAAAGGAATCGAATGAAGAAGCTAGCACCATTAAATCTAGTGAGCAGAAGGCACCTGGGGCTAAAGTTGATACTGATGGCAGAAAGCTGGAGAGCATTTCGAATGTTGACACAAGTGAAGGAACTTCTTCCTTAGGACTTGACATGGACCGATGGCCTAACTTGTCCTCATCTAATGCTGCCAAAACTGAGCAGGATTCCTTGGAAACTTCAATCTCTAACAATTTAACTGACATTACCAAACTTGATTCATCAGCAG ATCATCTTGATAAGGACACtgagatttttcaaaattcccATGAAGGTAAAGAGCAAGGTGattttgttgattatggctGGGCTAGCATTGGAAGCTTTGATGATCTTGATCGAATTTTTAG CAATGATGACCCAATATTTGGCAATGTAAATCTTGGTAATGCGGATGAGCTATGGTCTTCTTCTAAAGATATAACTAACAGCCCGGTAAAGCCCTTTCCAATATCTGTGGCTTCGAGAGAAGAGTATGCACAAGAAGAGGACCGGCTGTTTACCCTTGGGTATGGAAAAATGAACGATCCTGCATCTCATGGTCTGCAGAATACTCAGGCAAGCCTTGATCATGTAGAATATGATGAAGCTGAAAACAAGCCTATACTGAAGGAGCAG ACAGATTTGGCTGTTGTGGGAAAGAACACGGCGGCTAACTCTCAACTGACGGAAGAAAATGGTGCTTTGCCAAATGAATTGGCAAACAag ACTTACAGGCAAAAGAAGATCTTGAAAGGTCGGGAAAAACTGGAAGAAAAAGGTGAACTGAAATCATCCCAAGATTTTTATGGAAACTGGACTTCATCTGGAATCCCAGCCTGTCAGCTTAAGAATCATTTTGCACCCCAAATTATGCAATCTTCTCCCCCTTCAATTCTCAGCCAACAGAAGCAGCTACAGGGTTCCGAGCAGTTGCAGTACCAGCAGATATCCAATCCATTTGTGGCCCCTTCTGCATACGGAAGTATTACAATTCCATATTCTATGCCTGTGTTGTCCCACATTCAGTCTGGGGATTTTAAGCATCAACCTTTAGCTTCTGGTTATGAAGTTTCTTCAG GCAATGCAAATCCTATAAACAAGTTAGCTGACTGTCCAGTGAAACCCCAGAGAATGACACCTCaggaaaagattgaaaaattaaggAGGCGGCAACAAATTCAGGCAATGCTTGCCATTCagaaacagcagcagcagcttgtTCATCAAAAGTGTtcccaagaaaatcaaattcagCATGTTGAAGGAGCTGACCTTGAAGTAGAGGATCTAAGTACACTTGCTTCATTTGACCCAAACTCACCTATTGAGCAAGATGATTCCAATACAATCTCTCTGGCGGTTAATGATTATTCAATGGAGGACACGGTACTCTACAGGcttcaagatattatttcaaAG TTGGATGTCAGAATTAGACTTTGTATTCGGGATAGCTTGTTCCGGCTGGCTCAAAGTGCAATGCAAAGGCATTATGCTAGTGATACTGGCAGCACAAACAATAGTAGCAGGGACGAACAAGTTGCTGCAAAAGAGGAAACCAGCAGTCAAAGAAG GGTGGTTAAGATGCCTGAGGTGGAAACAGAGACCAATCCCGTAGACCGGACTGTGGCTCATTTACTGTTTCATAGACCGATGGATATTCCTGGGAAGCATCCTGATACACCTGAATCACCTTTTTCAACTAAGCTCCCGTGTGAGCACAAGACAATGGGCCTAGCAAAGCTGTCAACGGCAAGCCTGCCTGAGACTCCAAAAAGTAAACCAAACTTTTCGCAAAAGGGGTCTCAACTTTCTAGTCTCTTGACCAATGCTCAGGCTGTCAGTCAGTGTAAAAGCAATCCTTGCTTAAACGCTTCAGAGGATGCATCAAACAATGGGCCTGCAGATGAAGGAGCTAGGGAGGTTAAAGCCTCTCAATGA
- the LOC18097188 gene encoding protein LNK2 isoform X3, whose protein sequence is MFDWNDEELTNIIWGEADDSDDHIVPYPEASEDYCKKKESNEEASTIKSSEQKAPGAKVDTDGRKLESISNVDTSEGTSSLGLDMDRWPNLSSSNAAKTEQDSLETSISNNLTDITKLDSSADHLDKDTEIFQNSHEGKEQGDFVDYGWASIGSFDDLDRIFSNDDPIFGNVNLGNADELWSSSKDITNSPVKPFPISVASREEYAQEEDRLFTLGYGKMNDPASHGLQNTQASLDHVEYDEAENKPILKEQTDLAVVGKNTAANSQLTEENGALPNELANKTYRQKKILKGREKLEEKGELKSSQDFYGNWTSSGIPACQLKNHFAPQIMQSSPPSILSQQKQLQGSEQLQYQQISNPFVAPSAYGSITIPYSMPVLSHIQSGDFKHQPLASGYEVSSVSSGNANPINKLADCPVKPQRMTPQEKIEKLRRRQQIQAMLAIQKQQQQLVHQKCSQENQIQHVEGADLEVEDLSTLASFDPNSPIEQDDSNTISLAVNDYSMEDTVLYRLQDIISKLDVRIRLCIRDSLFRLAQSAMQRHYASDTGSTNNSSRDEQVAAKEETSSQRRVVKMPEVETETNPVDRTVAHLLFHRPMDIPGKHPDTPESPFSTKLPCEHKTMGLAKLSTASLPETPKSKPNFSQKGSQLSSLLTNAQAVSQCKSNPCLNASEDASNNGPADEGAREVKASQ, encoded by the exons ATGTTTGATTGGAACGACGAAGAG CTTACGAACATAATATGGGGTGAGGCTGATGATAGTGATGACCATATCGTGCCATATCCAGAGGCAAGTGAAGATTATTGCAAGAAAAAGGAATCGAATGAAGAAGCTAGCACCATTAAATCTAGTGAGCAGAAGGCACCTGGGGCTAAAGTTGATACTGATGGCAGAAAGCTGGAGAGCATTTCGAATGTTGACACAAGTGAAGGAACTTCTTCCTTAGGACTTGACATGGACCGATGGCCTAACTTGTCCTCATCTAATGCTGCCAAAACTGAGCAGGATTCCTTGGAAACTTCAATCTCTAACAATTTAACTGACATTACCAAACTTGATTCATCAGCAG ATCATCTTGATAAGGACACtgagatttttcaaaattcccATGAAGGTAAAGAGCAAGGTGattttgttgattatggctGGGCTAGCATTGGAAGCTTTGATGATCTTGATCGAATTTTTAG CAATGATGACCCAATATTTGGCAATGTAAATCTTGGTAATGCGGATGAGCTATGGTCTTCTTCTAAAGATATAACTAACAGCCCGGTAAAGCCCTTTCCAATATCTGTGGCTTCGAGAGAAGAGTATGCACAAGAAGAGGACCGGCTGTTTACCCTTGGGTATGGAAAAATGAACGATCCTGCATCTCATGGTCTGCAGAATACTCAGGCAAGCCTTGATCATGTAGAATATGATGAAGCTGAAAACAAGCCTATACTGAAGGAGCAG ACAGATTTGGCTGTTGTGGGAAAGAACACGGCGGCTAACTCTCAACTGACGGAAGAAAATGGTGCTTTGCCAAATGAATTGGCAAACAag ACTTACAGGCAAAAGAAGATCTTGAAAGGTCGGGAAAAACTGGAAGAAAAAGGTGAACTGAAATCATCCCAAGATTTTTATGGAAACTGGACTTCATCTGGAATCCCAGCCTGTCAGCTTAAGAATCATTTTGCACCCCAAATTATGCAATCTTCTCCCCCTTCAATTCTCAGCCAACAGAAGCAGCTACAGGGTTCCGAGCAGTTGCAGTACCAGCAGATATCCAATCCATTTGTGGCCCCTTCTGCATACGGAAGTATTACAATTCCATATTCTATGCCTGTGTTGTCCCACATTCAGTCTGGGGATTTTAAGCATCAACCTTTAGCTTCTGGTTATGAAGTTTCTTCAG TTTCTTCAGGCAATGCAAATCCTATAAACAAGTTAGCTGACTGTCCAGTGAAACCCCAGAGAATGACACCTCaggaaaagattgaaaaattaaggAGGCGGCAACAAATTCAGGCAATGCTTGCCATTCagaaacagcagcagcagcttgtTCATCAAAAGTGTtcccaagaaaatcaaattcagCATGTTGAAGGAGCTGACCTTGAAGTAGAGGATCTAAGTACACTTGCTTCATTTGACCCAAACTCACCTATTGAGCAAGATGATTCCAATACAATCTCTCTGGCGGTTAATGATTATTCAATGGAGGACACGGTACTCTACAGGcttcaagatattatttcaaAG TTGGATGTCAGAATTAGACTTTGTATTCGGGATAGCTTGTTCCGGCTGGCTCAAAGTGCAATGCAAAGGCATTATGCTAGTGATACTGGCAGCACAAACAATAGTAGCAGGGACGAACAAGTTGCTGCAAAAGAGGAAACCAGCAGTCAAAGAAG GGTGGTTAAGATGCCTGAGGTGGAAACAGAGACCAATCCCGTAGACCGGACTGTGGCTCATTTACTGTTTCATAGACCGATGGATATTCCTGGGAAGCATCCTGATACACCTGAATCACCTTTTTCAACTAAGCTCCCGTGTGAGCACAAGACAATGGGCCTAGCAAAGCTGTCAACGGCAAGCCTGCCTGAGACTCCAAAAAGTAAACCAAACTTTTCGCAAAAGGGGTCTCAACTTTCTAGTCTCTTGACCAATGCTCAGGCTGTCAGTCAGTGTAAAAGCAATCCTTGCTTAAACGCTTCAGAGGATGCATCAAACAATGGGCCTGCAGATGAAGGAGCTAGGGAGGTTAAAGCCTCTCAATGA
- the LOC18097188 gene encoding protein LNK2 isoform X11: protein MFDWNDEELTNIIWGEADDSDDHIVPYPEASEDYCKKKESNEEASTIKSSEQKAPGAKVDTDGRKLESISNVDTSEGTSSLGLDMDRWPNLSSSNAAKTEQDSLETSISNNLTDITKLDSSADHLDKDTEIFQNSHEGKEQGDFVDYGWASIGSFDDLDRIFSNDDPIFGNVNLGNADELWSSSKDITNSPVKPFPISVASREEYAQEEDRLFTLGYGKMNDPASHGLQNTQASLDHVEYDEAENKPILKEQTDLAVVGKNTAANSQLTEENGALPNELANKTYRQKKILKGREKLEEKGELKSSQDFYGNWTSSGIPACQLKNHFAPQIMQSSPPSILSQQKQLQGSEQLQYQQISNPFVAPSAYGSITIPYSMPVLSHIQSGDFKHQPLASGYEVSSVSSGNANPINKLADCPVKPQRMTPQEKIEKLRRRQQIQAMLAIQKQQQQLVHQKCSQENQIQHVEGADLEVEDLSTLASFDPNSPIEQDDSNTISLAVNDYSMEDTVLYRLQDIISKLDVRIRLCIRDSLFRLAQSAMQRHYASDTGSTNNSSRDEQVAAKEETSSQRRVVKMPEVETETNPVDRTVAHLLFHRPMDIPGKHPETPESPFSIKLPCEHKTMA, encoded by the exons ATGTTTGATTGGAACGACGAAGAG CTTACGAACATAATATGGGGTGAGGCTGATGATAGTGATGACCATATCGTGCCATATCCAGAGGCAAGTGAAGATTATTGCAAGAAAAAGGAATCGAATGAAGAAGCTAGCACCATTAAATCTAGTGAGCAGAAGGCACCTGGGGCTAAAGTTGATACTGATGGCAGAAAGCTGGAGAGCATTTCGAATGTTGACACAAGTGAAGGAACTTCTTCCTTAGGACTTGACATGGACCGATGGCCTAACTTGTCCTCATCTAATGCTGCCAAAACTGAGCAGGATTCCTTGGAAACTTCAATCTCTAACAATTTAACTGACATTACCAAACTTGATTCATCAGCAG ATCATCTTGATAAGGACACtgagatttttcaaaattcccATGAAGGTAAAGAGCAAGGTGattttgttgattatggctGGGCTAGCATTGGAAGCTTTGATGATCTTGATCGAATTTTTAG CAATGATGACCCAATATTTGGCAATGTAAATCTTGGTAATGCGGATGAGCTATGGTCTTCTTCTAAAGATATAACTAACAGCCCGGTAAAGCCCTTTCCAATATCTGTGGCTTCGAGAGAAGAGTATGCACAAGAAGAGGACCGGCTGTTTACCCTTGGGTATGGAAAAATGAACGATCCTGCATCTCATGGTCTGCAGAATACTCAGGCAAGCCTTGATCATGTAGAATATGATGAAGCTGAAAACAAGCCTATACTGAAGGAGCAG ACAGATTTGGCTGTTGTGGGAAAGAACACGGCGGCTAACTCTCAACTGACGGAAGAAAATGGTGCTTTGCCAAATGAATTGGCAAACAag ACTTACAGGCAAAAGAAGATCTTGAAAGGTCGGGAAAAACTGGAAGAAAAAGGTGAACTGAAATCATCCCAAGATTTTTATGGAAACTGGACTTCATCTGGAATCCCAGCCTGTCAGCTTAAGAATCATTTTGCACCCCAAATTATGCAATCTTCTCCCCCTTCAATTCTCAGCCAACAGAAGCAGCTACAGGGTTCCGAGCAGTTGCAGTACCAGCAGATATCCAATCCATTTGTGGCCCCTTCTGCATACGGAAGTATTACAATTCCATATTCTATGCCTGTGTTGTCCCACATTCAGTCTGGGGATTTTAAGCATCAACCTTTAGCTTCTGGTTATGAAGTTTCTTCAG TTTCTTCAGGCAATGCAAATCCTATAAACAAGTTAGCTGACTGTCCAGTGAAACCCCAGAGAATGACACCTCaggaaaagattgaaaaattaaggAGGCGGCAACAAATTCAGGCAATGCTTGCCATTCagaaacagcagcagcagcttgtTCATCAAAAGTGTtcccaagaaaatcaaattcagCATGTTGAAGGAGCTGACCTTGAAGTAGAGGATCTAAGTACACTTGCTTCATTTGACCCAAACTCACCTATTGAGCAAGATGATTCCAATACAATCTCTCTGGCGGTTAATGATTATTCAATGGAGGACACGGTACTCTACAGGcttcaagatattatttcaaAG TTGGATGTCAGAATTAGACTTTGTATTCGGGATAGCTTGTTCCGGCTGGCTCAAAGTGCAATGCAAAGGCATTATGCTAGTGATACTGGCAGCACAAACAATAGTAGCAGGGACGAACAAGTTGCTGCAAAAGAGGAAACCAGCAGTCAAAGAAG